One Acetoanaerobium noterae genomic region harbors:
- a CDS encoding ATP-binding protein, whose translation MKYVIFLVLATALSLEACTKGKRIKFYTASELANILLEKHQERSLNTFMRTLNKLDLLVIEETGFVPLHKDASELLFQVISDSYEKRSLIITSNLEFGNWNIVFGNNRLTAVLVDRLVHHAHIFVFSGESYRLRESMKRQQKRT comes from the coding sequence ATGAAATATGTTATATTTCTTGTTTTAGCTACAGCTCTATCATTAGAAGCATGTACTAAAGGTAAACGGATAAAGTTTTATACAGCTTCAGAACTAGCAAATATATTGCTAGAAAAACATCAAGAACGCAGTTTAAATACATTTATGAGAACATTAAACAAATTGGATTTACTAGTCATAGAAGAGACTGGTTTTGTTCCTTTGCACAAAGATGCATCGGAGTTATTATTTCAAGTAATATCTGATTCTTATGAAAAGCGTAGCTTGATAATTACTTCAAATTTAGAATTTGGAAACTGGAATATAGTGTTTGGCAATAACCGCCTAACGGCAGTTTTAGTAGATAGGTTAGTACATCACGCTCATATCTTTGTATTTTCTGGTGAGAGCTACAGACTAAGAGAATCTATGAAACGGCAGCAAAAAAGAACATAG
- a CDS encoding M20/M25/M40 family metallo-hydrolase: MVKIDFEEIEKDVLDILKRYIAIPSYTNTKSERLVEQFLMSYCKTQPYYQANPDYYGLYKIENDPHNRRVFWNMVKGTGNETIVFIHHSDIVEIDDYGRFKSDAFNPEPLIGKLRQIKETFDEEIKTDLDSGDYIFGRGTADMKGGGAIQLALMKQYAKAENFKGNIVLIAVPDEENLSAGMRGGVKLLNTLKEIYGFDYKLMINSEPHRREDKAKGAFYEGSIGKLMSFVYVRGVLAHAGNVLDGFNPVNLMSEIVRRTEINMELADSLDDEVTVPPTWLYMKDSKSFYDVSLPLSMYGCLSVLTLSNTPKDILLKLEKICIDSFENVLETMKKNYEVYSRYQSKPMNYKVKVKDFYGIYTEAKNLYGDSFEIAYNEKLSQLKTGFASGELTILDANFELVDFVIGYIPSEPTVVYGLMPPYYPHVSNKLFENSDPKITALNNLINEFTVANFGEQYNKVNFFPGISDLSYTNVINADETKKALKDAMPLFETLYDVPIEDIKEIAMPCVNIGPWGKDLHKLTERVYKVDLLNRTPRLIDHVLQNILG, encoded by the coding sequence ATGGTCAAAATTGATTTTGAAGAGATTGAAAAGGATGTTTTAGACATATTAAAGAGATATATAGCTATTCCTAGCTACACAAATACCAAATCCGAGCGTCTAGTTGAGCAGTTTTTGATGAGCTATTGCAAAACTCAGCCTTATTATCAAGCTAATCCTGATTACTATGGACTTTATAAAATAGAGAATGATCCTCATAATAGAAGAGTTTTTTGGAATATGGTTAAAGGAACTGGCAATGAAACAATAGTATTCATCCATCACTCTGATATAGTAGAAATAGATGATTATGGTAGATTTAAATCAGATGCTTTTAATCCAGAGCCACTTATAGGAAAGCTTAGACAAATAAAAGAGACTTTTGATGAAGAAATAAAAACGGATCTTGATTCAGGCGATTACATTTTTGGAAGAGGAACTGCTGACATGAAAGGCGGAGGAGCTATTCAGCTCGCACTTATGAAGCAGTATGCCAAGGCAGAAAATTTTAAAGGAAATATAGTTCTAATAGCTGTACCAGATGAAGAAAATTTATCAGCGGGCATGAGAGGAGGAGTAAAGCTTTTAAACACTTTAAAGGAAATCTATGGCTTTGATTATAAGCTTATGATAAATTCTGAACCTCATAGAAGAGAGGATAAAGCAAAGGGTGCTTTTTATGAAGGCTCTATAGGAAAGCTTATGAGCTTTGTCTATGTAAGAGGAGTGCTTGCTCATGCAGGCAATGTGCTTGATGGCTTTAACCCAGTAAATCTAATGAGTGAAATAGTAAGAAGAACTGAGATTAATATGGAGCTAGCAGACAGCCTTGATGATGAGGTGACAGTGCCACCTACTTGGCTATATATGAAAGATAGCAAGAGCTTTTATGATGTATCGCTTCCTCTTAGCATGTATGGATGCCTGAGTGTACTTACTCTTAGTAACACCCCTAAGGACATACTTCTAAAGCTAGAAAAAATATGCATAGATTCATTTGAAAATGTCCTTGAAACCATGAAGAAAAACTATGAGGTATATAGCAGATATCAGAGCAAACCTATGAATTACAAGGTAAAGGTCAAGGATTTTTATGGCATATACACTGAAGCAAAGAACCTTTATGGTGATAGCTTTGAAATAGCATATAATGAAAAGCTGTCACAGCTAAAAACTGGATTTGCCTCAGGAGAGCTTACTATACTAGATGCAAATTTTGAGCTAGTGGATTTTGTAATAGGCTATATTCCAAGTGAGCCTACTGTAGTTTATGGGCTTATGCCGCCTTATTATCCTCATGTTTCGAATAAATTATTTGAAAATTCGGACCCTAAAATCACAGCTTTAAATAATTTAATTAACGAGTTTACGGTGGCGAATTTTGGAGAACAATACAATAAGGTTAATTTCTTTCCAGGAATTTCAGACCTGAGCTATACCAATGTTATAAATGCAGATGAAACGAAAAAGGCTCTAAAAGATGCTATGCCTTTGTTCGAGACTTTATATGATGTTCCTATAGAGGATATAAAGGAAATAGCTATGCCGTGCGTAAATATTGGACCATGGGGGAAAGACCTTCATAAGCTGACGGAGAGAGTATATAAAGTAGATTTATTAAATCGTACGCCTAGGCTCATAGACCATGTGCTTCAAAATATTCTAGGCTAA
- a CDS encoding CPBP family intramembrane glutamic endopeptidase, producing the protein MKKIFSAGMFVLIYLAVYYVFQYTYIIVATTYYYVSDTKLQNLEVMDWLNNKLPSAIVFAAAISFLVYAWIVKASKKKDIFDYCKFNPISLQKTTALVLAGLSLVSLNALVVVGISMLLPEAYEAHVENMMGLTSSGGLWMIFSVGLAAPFIEEVMFRGLITNELDKVMSYKWVLFIQALLFGLYHMNVAQGIYTFILAIFMGLTLHWTNSIWAPMIIHIANNLSSALMSEYIDASSDIVNIGFGIWIGLSLLFILPFTLKYLYKTRSEWTSEEY; encoded by the coding sequence ATGAAAAAAATTTTTTCAGCAGGGATGTTTGTGCTTATCTACCTTGCTGTATACTATGTGTTTCAGTACACATATATTATAGTAGCAACAACATACTACTATGTTTCAGATACCAAGCTACAAAACCTAGAGGTCATGGACTGGCTAAATAACAAGCTTCCATCGGCGATAGTTTTTGCGGCGGCGATATCCTTTTTAGTATATGCATGGATAGTAAAGGCTTCTAAGAAGAAGGACATATTCGATTACTGTAAATTCAATCCTATATCGCTACAAAAAACCACAGCGCTTGTTCTTGCAGGGCTTTCGCTAGTTTCTCTAAATGCTCTTGTAGTGGTAGGTATAAGCATGTTACTTCCAGAAGCTTACGAAGCTCACGTAGAAAACATGATGGGACTTACCTCTTCTGGAGGATTATGGATGATATTTAGTGTAGGTCTAGCCGCTCCATTTATAGAGGAGGTCATGTTTAGGGGACTTATAACAAATGAGCTAGATAAAGTCATGTCCTATAAATGGGTGCTTTTTATTCAGGCACTGCTGTTTGGACTCTACCATATGAATGTAGCTCAAGGCATCTATACCTTTATACTAGCTATATTTATGGGACTTACACTTCACTGGACAAACTCTATCTGGGCGCCTATGATTATTCATATAGCAAATAATCTTTCGAGTGCCCTTATGTCAGAATATATAGATGCAAGCTCTGATATAGTAAACATTGGATTTGGAATATGGATAGGCTTATCGCTTTTATTTATTCTTCCATTTACTTTAAAATATCTATATAAAACTAGAAGTGAGTGGACATCTGAGGAATACTAA
- the hutH gene encoding histidine ammonia-lyase, whose translation MQNIILTGNTLTLEDLVEVARHGATVELSEEARQNVITSRAIVEDIVAKDKVVYGITTGFGEFSKVKISQEDCAQLQENLIRSHACGYGPYFTTDIVRAIMLTRANALSKGYSGVRPQTLETLIAMLNKGVHPLVPEKGSLGASGDLAPLSHMVLPMLGLGEAEYQGVHMSGKEAMDKAGIPIIKLDAKEGLALINGTQVLTSTGALAVYDAIGLIKLSDITAALSVEALRGITDAYDPRIHVIRNQRGQMVTAKNMLKLLEGSTYATRQGELRVQDAYSLRCVPQVHGASKDTILYVKEKVELELNAVTDNPIVTREGDIISGGNFHGEPMAVVFDFLGIGAAEIGGISERRLERLINPQLNDLPAFLTKDGGLSSGFMITQYAAAALVSENKILAHPASVDSIPSSANQEDIVSMGTIAARTARDIIDNVKRVLTTELMAACQAIDFRANDGFVLGIGTQPAYDVIRRDVKFMENDNNIEMYKELDKITALIDSREILAAVEKAVELEY comes from the coding sequence ATGCAAAACATCATTTTAACAGGAAATACTCTTACACTTGAGGACTTAGTAGAAGTAGCAAGACATGGGGCTACAGTTGAGCTAAGCGAAGAAGCTAGACAAAATGTAATTACATCTAGAGCTATAGTTGAAGATATAGTTGCAAAAGACAAGGTAGTATACGGAATAACTACAGGATTTGGTGAGTTTTCTAAGGTTAAGATTTCTCAGGAAGACTGTGCTCAGCTACAGGAAAACCTTATCAGATCTCATGCTTGTGGATATGGACCATATTTTACTACTGATATAGTAAGAGCTATCATGCTTACTAGAGCAAATGCACTTTCTAAAGGATACTCAGGAGTAAGACCTCAGACACTTGAGACTCTTATTGCTATGCTAAACAAAGGCGTTCATCCTCTAGTTCCAGAAAAAGGTTCATTAGGAGCATCTGGAGACTTAGCTCCATTATCACATATGGTTCTTCCTATGCTTGGACTAGGAGAAGCAGAATATCAAGGCGTACATATGAGCGGAAAAGAAGCTATGGACAAAGCTGGCATTCCTATAATTAAATTAGATGCAAAAGAAGGTCTTGCACTTATAAACGGAACTCAGGTGCTTACATCTACAGGAGCTCTTGCAGTTTATGATGCAATAGGCTTAATCAAGCTTAGCGATATTACAGCAGCTCTTAGCGTAGAGGCACTTAGAGGTATTACTGATGCTTATGATCCACGTATTCACGTGATTCGTAACCAAAGAGGACAGATGGTTACTGCTAAAAATATGCTTAAGCTACTTGAAGGAAGTACTTATGCAACAAGACAAGGCGAGTTAAGAGTACAAGATGCTTACTCATTAAGATGTGTGCCTCAAGTTCACGGTGCTTCAAAAGACACTATATTATATGTAAAAGAAAAAGTTGAGCTAGAGCTAAATGCAGTAACAGACAATCCAATAGTTACAAGAGAAGGCGATATCATCTCTGGAGGAAACTTCCACGGCGAGCCTATGGCAGTAGTATTTGACTTTTTAGGAATAGGAGCAGCTGAAATAGGAGGTATTTCTGAGAGAAGACTAGAAAGACTTATCAATCCTCAACTAAATGACCTTCCAGCTTTCTTAACAAAAGACGGAGGCTTAAGCTCAGGATTTATGATTACTCAGTATGCAGCAGCGGCTCTAGTATCAGAAAACAAAATACTTGCTCACCCTGCATCAGTAGATTCTATACCTTCATCTGCAAACCAAGAAGATATAGTAAGTATGGGAACAATAGCTGCTCGTACAGCTAGAGATATAATAGACAACGTTAAAAGAGTTCTTACTACTGAGCTTATGGCAGCTTGCCAGGCTATAGATTTTAGAGCAAATGATGGATTTGTTCTAGGAATAGGAACTCAGCCAGCTTACGATGTAATCAGAAGAGATGTTAAATTCATGGAAAACGACAATAACATAGAAATGTACAAAGAGCTTGATAAAATAACTGCTCTTATAGATTCTCGTGAAATCCTAGCTGCAGTTGAAAAAGCTGTTGAGTTAGAATACTAG
- a CDS encoding urocanate hydratase has translation MMNNTEIAGAMTIKLDDFLPEMPKFEEGIRRAPDRGFRLTKEQTEVALKNALRYIPEKYHAQMIPEFLEELTTKGRIYGYRFRPEGRIYGKSINDYKGNCVEGKAFQVMIDNNLDFEIALYPYELVTYGETGSVCQNWMQYQLIKKYLEVMTQDQTLVIESGHPLGLFKSKPDAPRVIITNALMIGMFDNMKDWEIAEQMGVANYGQMTAGGWMYIGPQGIVHGTYNTLLNAGRLKLGLGKDANLEGKLFITSGLGGMSGAQGKACEIAKGVAIIAEVDESRIETRHSQGWVSKKSADLKEVFAWAKEAQESKTSISIAYHGNIVDVLKYAVDNNIHIDLLSDQTSCHNVYDGGYCPEGITFEERTRLLAEEPEKFRAMVESTLKHHYELIKTLTSRGVYFFDYGNAFMKSIYDAGVKEIAKNGIDEKDGFIWPSYVEDIMGPLLFDYGYGPFRWVCLTGDHEDLVRTDRAAMDCIDPNRRYQDLDNYNWIRDAEENKMVVGTQARILYQDAEGRVNIALKFNDMVRKGEVGPIMLGRDHHDVSGTDSPFRETSNIKDGSNVMADMAVQCYAGNAARGMSLIALHNGGGVGIGKSINGGFGLVLDGSHRVDEIIKSAMLWDVMGGVARRSWARNENSIETSAKFNENYAGSGHITLPYVADDSAVKSAVAKIFEGK, from the coding sequence ATGATGAACAATACTGAAATTGCAGGAGCTATGACAATTAAGCTAGATGACTTCTTACCTGAGATGCCAAAGTTTGAGGAAGGTATCAGAAGAGCTCCAGACAGAGGATTTAGACTGACAAAAGAGCAAACAGAGGTAGCACTTAAAAATGCACTTAGATATATACCTGAAAAATACCATGCTCAGATGATTCCTGAGTTTTTAGAGGAACTAACTACAAAAGGAAGAATCTATGGATATAGATTCAGACCAGAAGGAAGAATCTACGGAAAATCTATCAATGATTACAAAGGAAACTGCGTAGAGGGTAAAGCTTTCCAAGTTATGATAGACAACAACCTAGACTTTGAAATCGCACTATATCCATATGAGCTAGTAACATATGGAGAAACAGGAAGCGTATGCCAAAACTGGATGCAATATCAATTAATCAAAAAATACTTAGAGGTTATGACTCAAGATCAAACTCTAGTAATAGAATCAGGACATCCACTTGGATTATTCAAATCAAAGCCTGATGCACCTAGAGTTATCATCACAAACGCCCTTATGATAGGTATGTTTGACAATATGAAAGACTGGGAAATAGCTGAGCAGATGGGTGTTGCAAACTATGGACAAATGACTGCTGGAGGCTGGATGTATATAGGACCTCAAGGTATAGTTCATGGAACTTACAACACACTTCTTAATGCAGGAAGATTAAAGCTAGGTCTAGGAAAAGATGCGAACCTAGAAGGAAAACTATTCATAACTTCAGGACTTGGAGGAATGAGTGGAGCTCAAGGTAAAGCATGTGAGATTGCAAAAGGTGTGGCAATAATAGCTGAGGTAGATGAGTCTCGTATAGAAACTAGACATTCTCAAGGCTGGGTAAGCAAGAAATCAGCAGATTTAAAAGAGGTATTTGCATGGGCGAAAGAAGCTCAAGAAAGCAAAACATCAATATCTATTGCTTATCATGGAAATATTGTAGATGTACTAAAATACGCTGTAGACAACAACATTCACATAGATTTACTATCTGACCAGACATCTTGCCATAACGTGTATGACGGCGGATATTGTCCAGAAGGCATTACATTTGAAGAGCGTACTAGATTACTAGCTGAAGAGCCAGAAAAATTCAGAGCTATGGTAGAGTCTACACTTAAGCATCACTATGAGCTTATCAAGACGCTTACATCAAGAGGAGTATACTTCTTTGACTACGGAAATGCATTTATGAAATCAATCTATGATGCAGGAGTAAAAGAAATAGCTAAAAATGGAATAGACGAAAAAGACGGCTTTATCTGGCCATCATATGTAGAAGACATTATGGGACCACTGCTATTTGACTATGGCTATGGACCATTTAGATGGGTATGCCTTACAGGAGACCATGAAGATTTAGTAAGAACTGATAGAGCTGCTATGGACTGCATCGATCCAAATAGACGTTACCAAGACCTTGATAACTACAACTGGATAAGAGATGCTGAAGAAAACAAGATGGTAGTAGGTACACAAGCTAGAATTCTTTATCAAGATGCAGAAGGTCGTGTAAACATAGCTCTTAAATTTAACGATATGGTTAGAAAAGGTGAAGTAGGACCGATAATGCTAGGTAGAGACCACCACGATGTATCAGGTACAGACTCTCCATTTAGAGAAACATCAAACATCAAAGACGGAAGTAATGTAATGGCTGATATGGCTGTACAGTGCTATGCAGGAAACGCAGCTAGAGGAATGAGCCTTATCGCTCTTCATAACGGAGGAGGAGTTGGTATTGGTAAATCAATCAACGGAGGCTTTGGACTAGTACTAGATGGAAGCCATAGAGTTGATGAGATAATCAAATCAGCTATGCTTTGGGACGTAATGGGTGGAGTTGCTAGACGTTCATGGGCTAGAAACGAAAACTCAATCGAAACAAGTGCAAAATTCAATGAAAACTATGCTGGCTCAGGTCATATTACACTTCCATATGTGGCTGATGACAGCGCAGTAAAATCTGCTGTAGCAAAGATATTTGAAGGAAAATAA
- a CDS encoding ABC transporter permease: MERKEFFLTLFIQHMYLTFLAILIITVIGIAVGIYMTRNKVIAGFIMGTVNIIYTIPSIALFGFLVALTGVGNKSALIALCIYGLLPVIRNTYVGINEVDPFLIQAATGMGSTDRQLLLKVQIPLALPVIFAGFRTMVVMTIALGAIASFIGAGGLGVAIWRGITTNFPEMTFAGSLLVAGLAFVVDFILGLVERLMKNQYVST, from the coding sequence ATGGAAAGAAAAGAATTTTTCCTCACATTATTTATACAGCATATGTATCTAACATTTTTAGCTATATTAATAATCACAGTTATAGGTATTGCAGTTGGTATTTATATGACGAGAAATAAGGTTATAGCAGGGTTTATTATGGGAACAGTGAATATAATATACACTATTCCATCTATTGCTCTTTTTGGATTTTTGGTGGCATTAACTGGTGTAGGAAATAAAAGTGCTCTTATTGCACTTTGCATATATGGGCTTCTTCCTGTAATTAGAAACACATATGTTGGGATAAACGAGGTAGACCCTTTTTTAATTCAAGCAGCTACGGGAATGGGAAGTACGGATAGACAGCTTTTGCTAAAGGTTCAAATTCCTCTTGCTCTTCCTGTTATTTTTGCAGGGTTTAGAACTATGGTAGTAATGACTATAGCACTTGGAGCAATTGCATCATTTATAGGAGCTGGAGGACTAGGTGTAGCAATCTGGAGAGGAATAACGACTAATTTTCCTGAAATGACTTTTGCAGGAAGCCTTTTAGTTGCAGGCTTAGCTTTTGTGGTTGATTTTATATTAGGATTGGTTGAAAGGCTCATGAAAAATCAATATGTGAGCACCTAA